The Liquorilactobacillus nagelii DSM 13675 DNA window AATTTGAAGTGGCAATTTGATCATCAATTTTAGTCCAATAAGTATTATACTTTTGTACCATCTTGGTATTTGCACCAAAACCACCCGAAGCTAAAATAACTGACTTAGCATGAATTATTACCTGCCGTTGCTGCGCATCTATGGCAACAACTCCTTTAACTTTGCCATCTACCAATAACAGTTCCTTAACTGGTAGATCGGTTAAAATTTGTCCGCCTTGATTATTAACAAAACTTTGTAATGCTGAAATATAAGCAAATCCTTGCGACTTCAAAGGTTTGTGTCCCCGACGCCATTTAGCACCAACTGGCATTGAGACTTCATTTGGATCAAACTCAACTCCAATATCTTCTAGCCATTTGACCGATTCTAAAGCTTTATCGGTTAAAACCTTAACTAAATCATATTGTCCGTGAATCTCATGTCCCTTTAGATCAGTTCGTTTACCGCCTAAATATGTCTGAATACGATGCCACAAGGTACTGTCAAATAGATAATCTTTGCCATTTTCTAAATAATCTTTGATCTGTCGCTTTAATTCTTTAAAGTCAGCCAGATATTCTGGATCAATTTGACTCTCATCTTGCTGCAAAACCTCTTTCAGAGTTGCAGCTTCACCTGGCAGTGCATCAAAAGTGTTCTGCCATTTAGGATCAGCAGCATTCATCGGCCCACCGGTTCGAATTGTGTTACCACCAATTGAAGGAAACTTCTCAACAACAATTACCTGCTTACCAAGCTTAAGAACTGATGCCGCAGCCGTTAAACCAGCACCACCACCGCCAACTACAACAACATCAGTTGTTAATTCTCGAGGAGCTTGAACTGTAGCAGGATTTACTTTCGGGCGTTTCTTTAATGTATTAGCATCCCCGCCTGCCAAATCAACAGCAGTTGCAACTCCATCAATTACCCCATGACTGGTGATGGACGCACCAGAAACAACATCAACATTTAGGGTTTGACCCGAAATAATTTGATCAGGAATTCGCTGAAAAACTGTATCGGCAATTCCCTGTGTTTCACCCTGAGTATCGATCTCAATCTTTTCAATTCGATTTTCTGACATCGTGACCGTCATTGGAAACTTGCCATTATGACCAGCTGCACTTACCTGATATTTACCGGGTTCAAAATGCACTTCTTCAGGGACACTTAATGCATCAGCAACCTTAACAAAACGCAAAAAGTTTTTGAAACATGTTTTCAAAAAATCAATTGTTTGCTGATTCTTTATTTTACCTTGGTCATCAAATGCATTGATTGAGTCTCCCAATAAGAACTCATTTCCTGGTAGTACAATCGCATTGACACCAGGTGCATCCAAAATTTGACGCAAATGCAGTTGGGCACTTGCAGAGCCTTGACGAGTAATTGAAGTTCCAACAACCATTACTGGCTTACTATCGAAAGGATGGTCTTTAAAAGACATCCACTCTAAAAAGCTTTTTAAAGCTGATGAAACTGACCGATTATGCTCAGATGTTGAGATAATAATCCCATCAGCTGCCATAATCTTTTTCCCCAGTTCTTGAATTGGCTGGCTAGAACTTTCCGTTACCGACTCGTTAAACAATGGTAAGTTTTTAATTTCAGCTAATTCAATTTCGGCTAGGTCACTAAAATTTTTCTGCATAAATTGCAATAACGAACGAGTTGCTGACTCTTTTGCATTAGTTCCAATAATTCCTAATATTTTCATTAAACGTTCCTCCATTACAAATTACTTATTTCGCAATACAAAATCACAAAAATCATGGAAATACTGATCCAATTCAGTTGCTTTTTGTTTATCAATCAAATTCTGATCTTGATCAAAAGCTTGTAATGAATGACCGAGTAAATACTCACGTCCAGGCATGACTAAACCTTTCAGCTCAGGTGCATTCAACATTTGCCGCAAATGATTTTGAGCTCTTGAAGTACCCAAAACCCCATATGATGCGCCAGTAATCATAACTGGCTTATCTTGCAATGGCTTAGTAGTGTAAGCAAACCATTCTAGCAAATTTGCTAAGGCAGCCGGGATCGAATGATCATATTCCGGCGTACTGATTATAACTCCATCGGCTGCCACAATCTTTTTGCTTATTTGAGCAATTTCTGCTGGTGGTTGATGTGAATCTGGTTTATTAAAAAAAGGGAGTGCATTAATTTCACAAATTTCAATTTCTGCTTGATCTACGAAATGCTTTTTCATATATCGCAATAAGGTTCGATTTGTTGATTTAGCTGCATTTGTACCAACAATGCCGACTAATTTTATCATTTTATTAATTCCTTTCATTCTATGTGATTTTTGTTCAAAAGCAAAGATAATTATCAAATCATAATTAAATAGGATTAAGTTTCAAAGTGCCTTAAGCTTGTTTTATCAAAACAGTTTTGTATAATTAGAATTACAGTTTAAGTATATTCTTGATCTAAAAGCTTGTGAAGTTTTTATTTAGTTATAAATCGATAATAAAAATGCTATAAAAAGGAGAAAAGTTTTGCTTACTAAAAATCCAGCTTTAATGCTGCAATATCTCGATGCACTTTTAAAACACAGTAACTTTACCAAAGCTGCTAAAGATCTCTACATTTCCCAACCTTATTTAACTCAGACTATCAAACGAATCGAACAAGAGCTTGGGGTTGCAATTATCGATCGCCAAAATCAACAACTTCATCTAAGCGAGGCTGGGAAAATTTACTACCGTTATTTGGAAAAACAAAATGCTGAAAACGCTGCTTTAAGTCAACAACTAGCCCGTTATACTCAGACAGATCAAAAAATTCTCAAATTAGGTGTTTTGTCCAGTCTTGGTAGTTTTTTGCTGCCATTATTTTTGCCTAAGTTTTTAACAAACCACCCGCATGTAAAAATCGTTCTGGTTGAAAATCCACCGGCGATTAACGAAAAATTAATAATTAACGGCGAGCTTGATTTTTGGCTTGGTCAAAATCCAGAAACTGTTGATCCAACGCTTCAATTAAAAACTGTTGGAACTGAGGATTATCTAGCAGTAATTCCTGATAATTCAAAATTATATGACGAAAAAAAGCAACAGTTGCCTGACGGATCAATCCCCATCAAGATGCTGTTGCATGAACCATTAGTTTTAAGCACTACTGATTCAGCTATTCGACATCAAGTCGATGCACTGCTTAGTAAATATAAAATTACGCCTAACATTATAATTGAAAGCCAAAATATTGTTACTGCGGCCGAATTAGCAGCACATGGCATGGGAATAACTATTGTTCCAGCCAGCGTTGCCAAGAAAATAACTCCGGGTAATTATAATTTCTATTATTTGCCAAATCACTTAATTAGTTTGCGCTACTTCATTGCTTTCCAACGAATTCGAACTTTATCTGCACCCGAAAAAGAACTAATTCAAGCTTTTTCAGCCATCAAAAATACGACGAAGTAATTTTGATTGACTTGTAACTAAACAAGACCGACTTAACCAAGCAGATCTTGTAATAATTTAAACTTATTTTTTAAATTCTAACGGATTTTATGCCAAGCAGATGCGCTAATTGATGGAAATATATGAGCTAATTGCCACATTTGGTCTTGATTATAGTGGAACACAACCGCTGGAAGCAAAGTATTTATCGCATCTTCTGCTTGTTCGCTAAATTCTGTCGCCCCCACAAGATGATGCTGCTGATCAAAAACCAAAATACTTTCACCAAGGGATTGTTGATCAATTTGCCGATACCAATCATCGGCTATTTTATTATGAACAAGTTTCCAATCTTCGGTGTTTTGTTCAACATTAGACGGAATCAACCCAACCTTAGCAATTCGCGGAGATGTATAAACCGTTGAAGGAATTGCCGGATAAGAAATTGGCTGGCTTGTTTGGCCACTGAAAAGTTGATAAAGGTAGTATGATTCAAAAGTTGCTGTCGGTGTCAATTTAGGCTGAATTTTATCGATCACATCACCTGCCGCATAGATACTGTCAATATTTGTTCGTAAATAGCCATCGACTGTAATCCCACGTTTAGTATACTGGACACCGGCAACATCTAGTCCTAAGTCCTCGACATTTGGAATCCGGCCGGTTGCATCTAAAATCCAGTCAACTGTTTTACTTTGATCATTACCATAATTAACAGTAACCCCATTTGCTGCAGTTGCAAAAGATTGAACTGCTGCATTCTTAATGAAAGAAACACCACGTTTTTCTAAATCTTGCAAAACTTGCTTAACAAATGGCTGGTAAAAAGCACGTAATGCCATATCGTGATGCATAAAAACGGTAACTTCCGAACCAACAGCATTAGCGATTGTTGCAAATTCCAAACTAATATAACCAGATCCAATAATAGCAATTCGAGCTGGTAATTCTTTGAGCTTCATAAAGTCATTACTATCATGAGCTAATTCACTTCCAGGAACACTCAACCGATTGGGTCTTAGACCTGTTGCAATAACGATTTTTTCAGCTGTATATTTTTGATCATCAACTTCAACCGTATGTCCATCTTGCAATTGACCATAACCATGGATTAGCTTAACGCCAGCAGTCTCAAGCCCTTGATAGATTTTTTTAGGTAGATTTTCAATAACTGCTTGTTTATGAGCAATTAGATTAGGCCAATTAATCTTCAATTGACCATTAAGAATATCTGACATACGGTCAACTTCCCGCAATAATGGAATTGTTTCATCTAAAGTTATTTTCGCATTGCATCCACGATTAGGACAAGTTCCACCCCAGAGACCGCTTTCAATCACTGCCACTTTTTTACCGCTGGCAGCTAAAGGCCCCGCACCATCGAAACTACCATGACCCCCACCAAGGTAAATTACATCAAAATCATAAGTTTTATTCATATTAATAACCTCCAACCAGATTATAAACAGCTCTTCCACTATTACCGTATAATATATGAAACGAAACATAAAGAAAAAAGCTTGAGCCACTTGCTCAAGCTTTTAGAGGAGCTAATGAGTAAAACTAACTGCTGATAATCTACGTTGATCAACCAAATATTAATAAAACTAAAAATACATCGCAGAGTTAATTTTAGCATTCATCTACTTCTTATAAATCAAAAAAATTCCGACTTAATTTCTTTAAAAATAGTTTGCTTAAATTGATCGTTGCACCATTAGACTTTAGTCGGTAATAGTTGATGACACAATCATTTCTGGTTCTTCAAAAAAAAGTCCCACCGCTAGTTTGCGCCACTTTAACCAAGCTTGATTTTGCCGAGTCGGATAAATGCGATTGGTCAAACAAACAAAGCCCGTTTTCTGATCTAGGTCCAAAGCAATTGAAGTGCCCGTAAATCCGGTATGCCAAATCTTCATTCCTTCTGGTGACCAGCGTTGCCAGCCCAAGGTTCGTCCATTTTGATAAAACTTTTTCAATAAGGCAAAACTTGCAGGCTGCAAAATTGGCTGTTCATTAAAAATTCCATAATGCAAATACATTGAGGCAAAGTTACTTAAATCGCTCAATGTTGAAAATAAGCCGGCGTGCCCGCTTTGGCCATCAAGTAACCAAGCCTTTTGATCATGAACTTGACCACGAATGATTCCGCCGCGTTGGGGTAAGTTTTCGGTTGGCACAAAGTTAGCTGGTGGCTGATTAGCAAGCTTAAAACCAGTTTGATTCATCGCTAATGGTTTAAAAATATGCTCGTTCAAGCTATCTGCTAAATCACCATCAATTGCTGCGATTATCCAACCTAATAGAATAAACCCTAAATCTGAATAAACCGTCTGACTTCCAGTTGGATAGATTAAGTCTGCTTGTTTAACGCGCTCGATTAATCCAGCACGGTTAAGCTCACTTACATCAGCAATATCTGCCGGTAATCCACTGCAGTGTAATAATAAATCCTTAATTGTTAGTTCGGGATGCTTTAAATTAGTTAAAAAATTTCCAATTGTATCTGTTAACTTTATTTTACCAATACCAAGTAATTGTAAAATTCTTGTACTAGTTCCAATAACCTTAGTCAACGAGGCTAAATCATATTCCAAATCAGGTCGAATTGCAATTTTGTCTGAACCAGTCCCTTGGTAACCTAAATAATGCTGTTCATTTTGCTCCAAACCTAATAGCGAATATGAAACTCCGTAAACTGCTCGTTGATTAATTGCGTTATTAATTGTTTCAGCTATTCCTAAATTGTTTGTTATCATTTTCATCACCCGTCATAAATATTTTTTACTGCAAAAGTATCCCACTGTTGTCTCACTCGCTTCTAAGATAACCCTGAATGAAAGCAGATTCAAGACCTTTTAGCTGTTCTACATTCTACTTAAACAGATAATTAAAAAAGACTGCCTCCTAATTTTAGGTGCAGTCTCAATCATTTCATTCTTCATCATCAGCTTGATCAGCAGTTAATTTTTCTTTGAGATCAGTAATTCCAACTGTTCCCATAGATAACAATTGGGATAAATTAAATTTTCCCAGTAATTGCTGATTACCAAATTCAATTACCATTGGCAAATTAATTCCAGTAACTACTTCTAAATGCGGATTTTCAGCCAATAATTGGACAGCTACATTTGATGGTGTTCCACCTAATAAATCAAGTCCAATGACAACCGTTTCATCAGTTGGAAAAGTTGCAAGTACAGTAGAAACTTGCTTTTTTAGCTCAGTTGGCCCCATCTCTCTGGTTAAACTAAAACTCTGTGCACCAGAAATTTTTCCAATAATCATTTCTGCACTAGTCAAGATTGCCGAAGCTAGTGGACCGTGACTCATCAAAATTAATTTCACTTTAAACTTCCTTTCGATAGCTCAAGCTGTTTTTCCTAAGATCCCTAAAGCTGAACAAATAATTGCCACAATTATCACGATAAAAATTGCTTTAGTTGATGTCATTTTCTTACGACCAAGCAACCAATAAATTAGCCCGACAATTACTCCTGGAATTAATTTAGGCATAATCATATCAAGTTCATTTTGAAGATTAACGGTCACTTTGCCAATATTTGCTACTAAAGGAACTTGAACACTAATCAATGTGGCTACTAAAGCGCCGACAACATAAACACCTAACAAGGTGGCTGCATCCGTTAATGAATTAAGTTGTCCTTGCATCTTAGTTACCAAATTAGTTCCTTCACGATAAGCCAATGGAAGTTGAATCCACCGCAGATACATCACAAACAAATTTGCTAATAACCAGAGAAACAAACCAAATGGATTACCTTGAACTGCCATATTAGCTGCAATCGCACCCATGATCGCTGGAAGTAATGAGGCAAAAATTGAATCTCCAATTGCAGCTAATGGACCCATTAAGCCTGTTTTTAAACCGGAAACTGTCTCTAAAGATTCAACACCTTTGTTTTCTTCAATTGCTAAATCAATTCCTTGGATAATTGTATTAACAAAGGGATTAGTATTGAAAAATTGGTTATGAGCTTTCATCGCTTTTTTTAATTCCGGAGTATGATCACCGTACAATTTCCGCAGTTGCGGCATAATGATAAATAAATAGCCTGATCCCTGCATTTTTTCGTAGTTCCAACCTAATTGATTAAAAAACAAATTGCGGCGGTTGATCTGCCTAAAATCCTTCTTGGTTAATTTATAATCAGTCTTCATCGCCATAAATTTCGCCCTCCTGATCTGCTGTCACTTCGCCTGTAGCTGCTGATTGCTGACTTAACTCAGTTAACTGTTGCTTTTCAACATCGCGTTTATATTCATTAATCGCAAAAGTCAGTCCAATCAGAGCAATTGCCACCATTGAAACCGTGTTAAAGGAACCACTAAAACCTTTGGAAACTTTTGCCATCGTAGTACCTAAAGATTGAACATTAGTATATAAAGTACTAAACAAAGCAGTCAAGGTGAAACCTAAAATTAAATAGGCTAAATGCTTCTTCACTGGTAAATAACGCAGTAAAATTGCAAAACCAACGGCCGGTAACAAAGCTCCAGCCGTTGCTAAACCATTGCTGAGCCACTTCAAATTAGTATCGAGAACTTTTACTGCTTGAGAAACAAAGCTACCACCGAACTGTAAAGCTAAAAAGACTGGAATTCCTCGTGAGAGCATCCAAGGAAAAACCCCATATAAATAGTTGCGCTCAATGGCCGGATAGTTTTCTTCATCAATCAAATGATCGATTCGGTGTTGGAAAAAGGTATTGGTAAAGCGACCCAGGATATCAGTTTCAATCATTAATGATGCTACCGGCACGCCAATAGCTGCAACAGCTGTTGAAGCATTCATTCCCGTACTGATAGAAAAGGCAGTTGCTAAAATCGTCCCAGAGTTAGCATCAATTTTTGAGGAACCACCAAATGTTCCGACTCCTAAAACTGTAAGCTGCAAACTGCCACCAATAATCAATCCTTTGGTAACATCTCCCATGACAGCTCCAGCAATTAATCCTGCCCAAACTGGTTGAGCCAGCGAGGATACAATCGTTAAATCGTCCCAAATCTGATACATTGAATAAAGTGTCAATAATAAAACCTGCCAAAATAAAATTTCACTGTGCATGTTGCTGACCTTCTTTCTTTTGCGAATTAAAATTTCTTCAATAAATCCATTAGATCAAGTAGTGGGTCACTTGGGACCATTTGCACAGTCAATTTCACTCCTGATTTATGTAATTCTTGAAAATCAGCCACATCTTGCGGAACTAAATTGATTGAAGGTGTTAATGGTTTAGTTGCATCGCTTTGCGACATATTACCTACATTGACAACTTTTAACGGAACACCTTTTTTTAGCAAATGAAGTAAAACAGCCGGTCGTTTGACTAGAATAAAGACTTTTTGCGAATCGTAACGCCCTGCTAATATATTACCCGCTGCTCGTTCTTCATTTAAGATACTCAAATTTACTCCAGCGGGCTTAGCTAACTTAATTCCAGCCTTAGCAACTGGTGAAGCAGCTACCTCATCATCAATTACCATAATTCGTGTTGCTCCGACAACATTGGTCCACATATTAGCAACCTGACCATGTAATAATCTTCCATCAATTCTAACTGCTGTAATTGCCATCGAACAACATCCTTTCTGAGCAAAAAAATAATCCATTTCTAATTAACAATCAGTCTTTTTGATTTTTCAAAAAAATGAAAATAAACTTGAAAACTTATCAAAAAGGGATTTGTTAATTCATGAAACAGATTATAGCATGGAAAAATCTATTAGAAATAATATTTCAAAAAATAAGATGTTTACAAACAATATTTGGTATTTAATTTTATAAAACGAATTTAGTCGAGATTGTTTGTTTGATTTATTAACTAGTATTTTGCTCAATAAAAATTTGTAATGCTATTACATTTAACCGAAAAGTAATTCGCTAATCAGATTAAAAAGGAGCTTAATTATATATGTCTAAAAATCGTTTAGAAGCTTTTAGCGATGGTGTCTTCGCAATTTTAATCACTATTATGGTCTTAGAGTTGAAGACACCTGAGACTGTTGATTGGACTGAAATAATCAAACCAGCTTTCTTCGCCACCCTTTCAGCATATGTGCTGAGTTTTCTATTTATCGCCAGTTTTTCGATCAGCCATCATACAATCATTACACCTGTGAAATCAATCAACCAAAAATTATTATGGACTAATAATTTACTTTTACTGGCGGTCAGTCTGTTGCCCTTAGTAACTGCTTGGCATGGTCGTTTTCCCAATACTGTTGCGCCAAGTGTTTGCTATCTGCTAATTTATGTTTTGTCTGTACTAGGCCTTTATCTATTAGGTCAAGTTGCTCTCAGCCACGTTGCCACAAACCAACAGCAATTTTGTCAACAAACTAATAAAATTCGACTGCATTTAGTTGTTTTTGGCCTTTTGGCTTTGCTTTTAACTTTTTTTATTCCACAGATTTCTTCTTTAGCAGTTTTTGCAATTCTAATTTACTGGTTAACTAATTCTTGGCAGCGTAAAAAAACAAAATAGCCAACGTAAAAAACATCGGCTATTTTTAAAATTACAAAGCGTACTCTTTAATTGCCTGAGCGACACCATCATGATCATTATCAGTCGTAATAACATCCGCTGCTTGCTTGACAATTGGAATTGCATTTCCCATTGCGACACCCAATCCAGCAATTTCGATCATACTGAGATCATTATTTTCATCGCCAATTGCCATCATTTCGCTTGGTTGAAGTTGCAAAGTTTCTCCCAAGGTTTTCAATGCTGACCCTTTATTAACTCCTTGAGCATTAGCCTCTAAATAAAAAGGTGCGCTTTTAGTAAAAACCAATTCCTTTTCCAATGCGGCGAAAGGCTGCCAATCCTGCATAGCTTGGGATAATTTGCTTTCATCATCGATGAACATTCCTTTAACCAGCTGAATTCCTCGTAATTCCTCAGGTGTACGATAAGCAATTTCCAAATTAACTAAGCGACTTTCATAAACCGTGTAATGACCAATGTCTCGATTAGCTGTATAAATTTTGTTTTGACTCAAAGCATGAAAATGCAATTGCTTTTTCCGGGCTAAGAATTCTAAGTCAAGATAATTTTCATAAGAAATCGGCTTCAATGCAATTTGCTTTCCGTCAGTCGCTTGAATCATTGCGCCGCCGAAACTGATAACATACTGATCTGGTTGATTAGCCAAAGATAATTGTTCTAAAAGGCTTTGAACCCCAGCCAATGGTCGACCTGTACAAATGACCACTTTAATTCCTCGACTTTTTGCTTGAGCAATTGTCTTTTTAACACCGCTGGTTAATTTTTTAGCGGAATTAACCAGTGTGCCATCAATATCAATTGCAATTAATTTAATTGAAATAATAATGACCTGCCTTTATTTTGAAATGTACTGCCAACACTATTCTAACGAAAATCCATCTTATTTAGAATCCCCAAGTCCCGCTTTAATTTTAAAACTCGGTAAACTGAAGCATTAATTTGCGTTTCTTTTATTTGCTGTTTGTTAACTGCTTGCATGATTAGCGGAACCCCAACAGATATATCATTACTTAATAACATATCATTTCCTGCTTTTACCGCCAATAAATCAGCTGAAACGTGTTTTTTTGCTGCAAATT harbors:
- a CDS encoding flavocytochrome c yields the protein MKILGIIGTNAKESATRSLLQFMQKNFSDLAEIELAEIKNLPLFNESVTESSSQPIQELGKKIMAADGIIISTSEHNRSVSSALKSFLEWMSFKDHPFDSKPVMVVGTSITRQGSASAQLHLRQILDAPGVNAIVLPGNEFLLGDSINAFDDQGKIKNQQTIDFLKTCFKNFLRFVKVADALSVPEEVHFEPGKYQVSAAGHNGKFPMTVTMSENRIEKIEIDTQGETQGIADTVFQRIPDQIISGQTLNVDVVSGASITSHGVIDGVATAVDLAGGDANTLKKRPKVNPATVQAPRELTTDVVVVGGGGAGLTAAASVLKLGKQVIVVEKFPSIGGNTIRTGGPMNAADPKWQNTFDALPGEAATLKEVLQQDESQIDPEYLADFKELKRQIKDYLENGKDYLFDSTLWHRIQTYLGGKRTDLKGHEIHGQYDLVKVLTDKALESVKWLEDIGVEFDPNEVSMPVGAKWRRGHKPLKSQGFAYISALQSFVNNQGGQILTDLPVKELLLVDGKVKGVVAIDAQQRQVIIHAKSVILASGGFGANTKMVQKYNTYWTKIDDQIATSNSPAITGDGIKLGQSVGADLVGMGFTQMMPVSDPVTGELFTGLQVPPANYVMVNQQGKRFVDEYESRDVLTQAAIDNGSLFYLIADDQIKATAYNTSQEKIDAQVEAGTLYRADTLADLARQIKVDPAVLEETIKKYNSYAEAGHDPEFGKEVFDLKVEQAPFYATPRKPAMHHTMGGLKIDTQTHVLDQKGQVIANLYAAGEVAGGIHAGNRLGGNSLADIFTFGRIAGKAAVKEITE
- a CDS encoding NADPH-dependent FMN reductase; this encodes MKLVGIVGTNAAKSTNRTLLRYMKKHFVDQAEIEICEINALPFFNKPDSHQPPAEIAQISKKIVAADGVIISTPEYDHSIPAALANLLEWFAYTTKPLQDKPVMITGASYGVLGTSRAQNHLRQMLNAPELKGLVMPGREYLLGHSLQAFDQDQNLIDKQKATELDQYFHDFCDFVLRNK
- a CDS encoding LysR family transcriptional regulator; the encoded protein is MLTKNPALMLQYLDALLKHSNFTKAAKDLYISQPYLTQTIKRIEQELGVAIIDRQNQQLHLSEAGKIYYRYLEKQNAENAALSQQLARYTQTDQKILKLGVLSSLGSFLLPLFLPKFLTNHPHVKIVLVENPPAINEKLIINGELDFWLGQNPETVDPTLQLKTVGTEDYLAVIPDNSKLYDEKKQQLPDGSIPIKMLLHEPLVLSTTDSAIRHQVDALLSKYKITPNIIIESQNIVTAAELAAHGMGITIVPASVAKKITPGNYNFYYLPNHLISLRYFIAFQRIRTLSAPEKELIQAFSAIKNTTK
- a CDS encoding dihydrolipoyl dehydrogenase family protein, with protein sequence MNKTYDFDVIYLGGGHGSFDGAGPLAASGKKVAVIESGLWGGTCPNRGCNAKITLDETIPLLREVDRMSDILNGQLKINWPNLIAHKQAVIENLPKKIYQGLETAGVKLIHGYGQLQDGHTVEVDDQKYTAEKIVIATGLRPNRLSVPGSELAHDSNDFMKLKELPARIAIIGSGYISLEFATIANAVGSEVTVFMHHDMALRAFYQPFVKQVLQDLEKRGVSFIKNAAVQSFATAANGVTVNYGNDQSKTVDWILDATGRIPNVEDLGLDVAGVQYTKRGITVDGYLRTNIDSIYAAGDVIDKIQPKLTPTATFESYYLYQLFSGQTSQPISYPAIPSTVYTSPRIAKVGLIPSNVEQNTEDWKLVHNKIADDWYRQIDQQSLGESILVFDQQHHLVGATEFSEQAEDAINTLLPAVVFHYNQDQMWQLAHIFPSISASAWHKIR
- a CDS encoding serine hydrolase domain-containing protein produces the protein MITNNLGIAETINNAINQRAVYGVSYSLLGLEQNEQHYLGYQGTGSDKIAIRPDLEYDLASLTKVIGTSTRILQLLGIGKIKLTDTIGNFLTNLKHPELTIKDLLLHCSGLPADIADVSELNRAGLIERVKQADLIYPTGSQTVYSDLGFILLGWIIAAIDGDLADSLNEHIFKPLAMNQTGFKLANQPPANFVPTENLPQRGGIIRGQVHDQKAWLLDGQSGHAGLFSTLSDLSNFASMYLHYGIFNEQPILQPASFALLKKFYQNGRTLGWQRWSPEGMKIWHTGFTGTSIALDLDQKTGFVCLTNRIYPTRQNQAWLKWRKLAVGLFFEEPEMIVSSTITD
- a CDS encoding PTS sugar transporter subunit IIA gives rise to the protein MKLILMSHGPLASAILTSAEMIIGKISGAQSFSLTREMGPTELKKQVSTVLATFPTDETVVIGLDLLGGTPSNVAVQLLAENPHLEVVTGINLPMVIEFGNQQLLGKFNLSQLLSMGTVGITDLKEKLTADQADDEE
- a CDS encoding PTS system mannose/fructose/sorbose family transporter subunit IID is translated as MAMKTDYKLTKKDFRQINRRNLFFNQLGWNYEKMQGSGYLFIIMPQLRKLYGDHTPELKKAMKAHNQFFNTNPFVNTIIQGIDLAIEENKGVESLETVSGLKTGLMGPLAAIGDSIFASLLPAIMGAIAANMAVQGNPFGLFLWLLANLFVMYLRWIQLPLAYREGTNLVTKMQGQLNSLTDAATLLGVYVVGALVATLISVQVPLVANIGKVTVNLQNELDMIMPKLIPGVIVGLIYWLLGRKKMTSTKAIFIVIIVAIICSALGILGKTA
- a CDS encoding PTS mannose/fructose/sorbose/N-acetylgalactosamine transporter subunit IIC — encoded protein: MHSEILFWQVLLLTLYSMYQIWDDLTIVSSLAQPVWAGLIAGAVMGDVTKGLIIGGSLQLTVLGVGTFGGSSKIDANSGTILATAFSISTGMNASTAVAAIGVPVASLMIETDILGRFTNTFFQHRIDHLIDEENYPAIERNYLYGVFPWMLSRGIPVFLALQFGGSFVSQAVKVLDTNLKWLSNGLATAGALLPAVGFAILLRYLPVKKHLAYLILGFTLTALFSTLYTNVQSLGTTMAKVSKGFSGSFNTVSMVAIALIGLTFAINEYKRDVEKQQLTELSQQSAATGEVTADQEGEIYGDED
- a CDS encoding PTS sugar transporter subunit IIB, which translates into the protein MAITAVRIDGRLLHGQVANMWTNVVGATRIMVIDDEVAASPVAKAGIKLAKPAGVNLSILNEERAAGNILAGRYDSQKVFILVKRPAVLLHLLKKGVPLKVVNVGNMSQSDATKPLTPSINLVPQDVADFQELHKSGVKLTVQMVPSDPLLDLMDLLKKF
- a CDS encoding TMEM175 family protein, whose protein sequence is MSKNRLEAFSDGVFAILITIMVLELKTPETVDWTEIIKPAFFATLSAYVLSFLFIASFSISHHTIITPVKSINQKLLWTNNLLLLAVSLLPLVTAWHGRFPNTVAPSVCYLLIYVLSVLGLYLLGQVALSHVATNQQQFCQQTNKIRLHLVVFGLLALLLTFFIPQISSLAVFAILIYWLTNSWQRKKTK
- the yidA gene encoding sugar-phosphatase, which gives rise to MISIKLIAIDIDGTLVNSAKKLTSGVKKTIAQAKSRGIKVVICTGRPLAGVQSLLEQLSLANQPDQYVISFGGAMIQATDGKQIALKPISYENYLDLEFLARKKQLHFHALSQNKIYTANRDIGHYTVYESRLVNLEIAYRTPEELRGIQLVKGMFIDDESKLSQAMQDWQPFAALEKELVFTKSAPFYLEANAQGVNKGSALKTLGETLQLQPSEMMAIGDENNDLSMIEIAGLGVAMGNAIPIVKQAADVITTDNDHDGVAQAIKEYAL